A region of the Chloroflexota bacterium genome:
CTTGTACGGAATCGTCCGCGTAGATCCGTTCGATGGCTCCTTCCAGCTCCCCGATGCGGCGGGCCGTGGCCACGTAGTCCCGCACGATCTGGATCTGCCGGGACGGTGGTAGGCCCCTGGCCGGATTGTCGATCGATTCCCATGCCTTCTGCGCCAGCCCCTGGATCTCCCAGGCCCACAGGTTGAACTCGTACGGGCCGGTGAGGGTGCGTATGTGATATCTCAGTTGTTCGTCGGGAGGGATGTACTCGCCGGGGATAGCCGTCAGGATGAAGGCGATCAGGAAGGCCAGCATACCCCATCGGAGGGCTGACCGGAGGGCGCGCCGTCCCGCCTCCATGATCCTTTGTGGGGTCTCATGGAGCCGCGGATGGGGATGTGATCGAGGTTCTGGCCGAAGCACGCGGGCGCTCTCTTTCGATGTGATCGTTCGGATGCGTTGGGACGTATTATACCCGATCTCGGAAGAAAGGCGTTGGACGAGGGCGTCCGGTGGTCGGTTTTGCGAAGATCGCCTTTGACGGCCCTGATGGTATATGCTATCATCGCCATGAGTTTGTCCGGCCGGGGAGTGGTTCACCAAGAAGGGAGGCGGAGTTGTCCTTTCCCACGACTCATGTAGAGGATCTGGAGATCACCCGGCTCATCTGCGGGACCAATGGCTTCCTCGGCTATTCCCACTTCAGCGCGGCTCGAGATCGCTGGATCCGGGAGTACTTCACCGTCGAGCGGATTGCGGAGGTGATCGGCCGCTTCGCCGAGCTGGGGGTCAACGCGGTGATGGGCCCCCTGGATGATAAGCTGATCGCGGCGCTGGAGCAGGTGGAGCGGGAGACGGGGACGCGCATGATCTACATCGCCACGCCGGGCGGTCATACCGTGGATGAGGTGATCGAGGGCGTACGCCGCTCGGCCGAGGTGGGGGCTCGCATCTGCATGCCGCATCAAATGTACACGGACACGCATCTGGTGCCGGCCGAGACGCGCATCGAGGGGATCGAGCCGATCCTGGAGGAGATCCGGAGGCTGGGGATGATCCCCGGGTTGAGCACCCATCGTCCTGAGACGATCACGGTGTGCGATCAGGCCGGATATGATGTGGCGACCTACATCCAGCCGTACAATGCCATCGGTTTCCTGTGTCAGGTGGAGACGGACTGGATCGGCCGGGTGATCCGAGACACTCCCAAGCCGGTGATGTGCATCAAGCCGCTGGGCGCAGGCCGCATCCTCCCTCCCACGGGCCTGCAATTCGTCTTCTCCACCTGTAAACCCGCTGATATGGTGGTCATCGGCACCATGAACGTGTATGAGGCCGAGGAGGATGTGCAGATCGCCCTGGAGATCCTGACCGGCGCTCCGGCGGGCCGAGAGCTCACCTTCTCACGAAGCAAATCCGTTTTGACCGAGCGCGGGCAGTGAGCCTTCGAGATGTGCGGCTCGTCACCGCCGCCATGGTGACGTGGGATGTTCTGGTCCAGGCGCTGAACCGGGGATATAGTGACTACTTCGAGACGGTTCATACGACGGTTCGGCAGTTGCAGCGGATGACGGCCGCCTGGGATGTGGACCTGGAGGGTTCGGCGGTTGCCCTATCCGGCGATGGCGAGCCGATCGGCGTGGGGCTTTTGGGATTGCGCGGGGGGCGGGCCTGGATAGGGGGCCTGGCCGTCGTGCCGGAGTGGCGGCGTCAGGGGTTGGGGCGTGCCTTGCTGGATCGCCTGATCGCGGCGGCCCATGAGCGACGGGCCCGACACATCACCCTGGAGGTGCTGTGCGAGAACGAGCCCGCCATCGCGCTGTATCGATCTGCCGGGTTCTATGTGCGCCGGGAGTTGCTGAGTTGGGAGCGGTCGCCGGAGGTAGGGACGCTCCCGGTGCCCGCCGCGCGCGCGGCGCCGGTGGAGGCCGCCTCCCTCATCGCCGACTTCGATGCCTGGCACGCGCAGCCTCCCTGCTGGCAGCGGGAATTGCGCTCCTTGCGGCCCTTTTTGCGACGTCTTGATGGTTGGGCTTTGATGGAGGCGGGACGGCCGGTCGCGTACGCGCTCACGCTGGGACAGGCTGATCAGCTCACGCTCGTGGATATCGGCATTTCCCCTGAGATCAACGTGCGGTCCGCCGCCCGGCCGCTGCTGCAGTCGCTTCAGTTACTCCATATGGATAGCGTACTCATATTGCACAATCAACCGGCGGGCGACCCGCTTAATCACGTTCTGGCCGCCCTGGGTTTTCGCGTGGATCGTCGGCAGTACGAGATGCGGCTGGCGCTGGTGGAGGGGGATCCGTAAGGGCGATCGGCCGATCGCCCTTGCTTTAGGCCCATGGCGAGCCCACAAAGGGGGCATGGAAGGGCCTCCTCCCGTCTAAATATCCTCTCTTCCGCCTTGTACCTGCCCTTTCCCGGCCTGATTCAGGTGGACAAAGCCGGGCAGTGCGGGTGAGGGGCGGAAACCGGGAAGTTGCTTTGGGGAGGCTGCGTCCTTCAATGCTCCCCGCTGTATTTCCACCGAACAAGATACACGATCCCGTTTGCAATGTGGTTGCACCTGTCGAAAGGTATGCTATCATGAGAAAAGAGCGCTGGGATCAGGAGGAAGACCATGGTGGATAGGCCGACGGTTGGGTTCATCGGTCTGGGGATCATGGGGAAGCCCATGGCCCTCAACGTGCTCAAGGCGGGGTTCCCGCTGGTGGTGCATAACCGCAGTCGCGGCCCGGTGGAGGAGCTCGTCGCGGCCGGGGCCGAGGACGGCGGCTCCCCCAAGGGCGTGGCCCAGCGGGCGGAGATCATCCTCATGTGCCTGCCCGACTCCCCCGACGTCCAACTGGTGGTGGAGGGGCCCGAGGGCGTCTTCGAGGGGATCGGCCCGGGCAAGGTGATCGTGGACATGAGCACCATCTCGCCGGTGGTGGCGCGAGATCTGGCGGCTAAAGCGGAGAAGCTGGGGGCGGAGATGCTGGACGCGCCCGTCTCCGGTGGGGACATCGGCGCCCGGCAGGGGACGCTCTCCATCATGGTCGGCGGCAAGCACCCGGTCTTCGAGCGGGTCCTGCCCGTGTTCCAGGCGATGGGCAGGAACATCGTTTATGTCGGCGAGGCCGGGGCCGGCCAGGTGACCAAGGCGTGTAACCAGATCGTGGTGGCGCTGACCATCGAGGCCATCAGCGAGGCGCTGGTGCTGGCGGCGAAGGCCGGCGTGGACCCGGCCAAGGTACGGGAGGCGTTGCTCGGCGGCTTCGCTCAGAGTCGCATCCTGGACGTGCACGGCCAGCGCCTGTTGGATCGCAACTTCCAGCCGGGCTTTAAGACCCGCCTCCACTACAAGGACTTGAAGATCGCCCTGGAGACGGGGCGGACGTACGGCGTGCCGTTGCCGGTCACCGGCCTGGTGCACGAGTTCTACGGGGCGTTGATGGCGACGGACAAAGCGGAGCTGGATCATTCCGCCCTGGCCACGCTGATCGAGCAGATGGCTGGGACGGAGGTGAGGGGGGCATCATGACGGTCGAGCCGTTGACGCCTGAGGAGCTGGAGACGTTGCGGACGATCCCCACGCCCGCCGTCTCCAATGCCATTGAGCTGTTCGATGTGCGGCCGCGCACGGAGGGGTTCATGGGGCCGGAGGTGCGGCAGATGTTCCCCTCGCTGCCGCCCATCATCGGCTACGCGGTGACGGCGCGCACGGTGTCCGCCCATGAGCCGGGGCCCAAGGGCCCGGCCTCCCGTCCGGACTACTGGCGCTATCTGGAGGCCAGCAGCCCCAGGCCGCTCATCGCCGTGGTGGAGGACCTGGACGATCCGCCGGCCATCGGCGCCTTCTTCGGCGAGGTGAATTCGAACATACATCGGGCGCTGGGATGCGTGGGCGCCATCACCAACAGCGGCATCCGGGACATGGACGAGGTGGAGGCGCTGGGCTTCCCCATCTGGGCGGGCAGCGTCATCGTCTCCCACGCCTACGTGCACCTGGTGGATTTCGGCACCCCAGTGCGGGTGGGCGGCCTCGTGGTTCGGCCGGGCGACCTGCTCCTGGCCGATCGGCATGGCGTCATCCAGATCCCGCTGGAGATCGCCCGGGAGATCCCGGAGGCCGTGCGCAAGATCGAGGTGCGGGAGAAGACCATTATCCAGTACTGTCAGTCGCCCGGCTTCAGCGCGGACGGCCTGGCCGATCTGGTCGCTCGGCTTTCCTAGATCTTGGGTGTGAAGGTGCAACGCACCTCCGCATCAGGCATGTGAGCTTTCCTCGGCTCGTCTTAGAGAGTGCCTGAGAAATGCCGGTACCCCTGCTATGGGGAGGCCCGGAGGGGCGAAGCCCCTCCGGAAAAAGCCCTTCTTCCGCCTTTAACCTGCCTGGCCTCGGCCTGGGCCCTTCGGGAAGGGCCGAGAAAGGCAGGTGCAGGCCGGAGAAGTGGGATTTCCGTGGAGGGGAGGACCCCTCCACACCTCCCCCTGTGGAGCTGGTCGTTGAGGGAGCCCCTCAGACACCTTACCGGTAAATTTTCAGACACGCTCTTATAATCGTCTTCTACATGGCGGGCAAGGGTGCGTTGCACCTTTATGAGATTTTCGGTGATGGATATGACCAGCGACGAGGAAGGGAGAGGTGGAAGGATGCGTAACGGCTACAACGGTAAGATCTTGCACGTGGATCTGACCGAGGAACGCTGGTGGGTCGAGGAGCCGAATGATCTGGTCTATCGGAAGTACCTGGGGGGGAGTGCGCTCTCCTCTTATTTCTTGCTGCGGGATTTGAGACCGGGTGTGGATCCTCTGGGGCCTGAGAATCTGCTGATCTTCATGACCAGCGTGATCAACGGCTTCCCCCTGTCCGGCGCCAACCGCTACAGCGCGGCCGGGAAGTCTCCGCTGACGGGCGGGTTCGGCGAGTCGGAGGCCGGCGGATATTGGGGGCCGGAGCTGAAGCGGGCGGGGTTCGATGGGATTATCGTC
Encoded here:
- a CDS encoding GNAT family N-acetyltransferase, giving the protein MSLRDVRLVTAAMVTWDVLVQALNRGYSDYFETVHTTVRQLQRMTAAWDVDLEGSAVALSGDGEPIGVGLLGLRGGRAWIGGLAVVPEWRRQGLGRALLDRLIAAAHERRARHITLEVLCENEPAIALYRSAGFYVRRELLSWERSPEVGTLPVPAARAAPVEAASLIADFDAWHAQPPCWQRELRSLRPFLRRLDGWALMEAGRPVAYALTLGQADQLTLVDIGISPEINVRSAARPLLQSLQLLHMDSVLILHNQPAGDPLNHVLAALGFRVDRRQYEMRLALVEGDP
- a CDS encoding 2-hydroxy-3-oxopropionate reductase, giving the protein MVDRPTVGFIGLGIMGKPMALNVLKAGFPLVVHNRSRGPVEELVAAGAEDGGSPKGVAQRAEIILMCLPDSPDVQLVVEGPEGVFEGIGPGKVIVDMSTISPVVARDLAAKAEKLGAEMLDAPVSGGDIGARQGTLSIMVGGKHPVFERVLPVFQAMGRNIVYVGEAGAGQVTKACNQIVVALTIEAISEALVLAAKAGVDPAKVREALLGGFAQSRILDVHGQRLLDRNFQPGFKTRLHYKDLKIALETGRTYGVPLPVTGLVHEFYGALMATDKAELDHSALATLIEQMAGTEVRGAS
- a CDS encoding RraA family protein, translated to MTVEPLTPEELETLRTIPTPAVSNAIELFDVRPRTEGFMGPEVRQMFPSLPPIIGYAVTARTVSAHEPGPKGPASRPDYWRYLEASSPRPLIAVVEDLDDPPAIGAFFGEVNSNIHRALGCVGAITNSGIRDMDEVEALGFPIWAGSVIVSHAYVHLVDFGTPVRVGGLVVRPGDLLLADRHGVIQIPLEIAREIPEAVRKIEVREKTIIQYCQSPGFSADGLADLVARLS